From Maritimibacter sp. DP1N21-5, a single genomic window includes:
- a CDS encoding DNA topoisomerase IV subunit A — protein sequence MSDLIDDENTGSEVAEPLRRAIGERYLTYALSTIMNRALPDARDGLKPVHRRILYAMYRLRLASNGRFLKSAKISGDTMGDFHPHGDAAIYDAMARLAQDFNVRYPLVDGQGNFGNIDGDNPAASRYTEARMTFVAESMLDGLEENAVDFRPNYDGRLEEPAVLPATFPHLLANGAAGIAVGMATNIPPHNIAELVDACIHLIRTPDARDDTLLNYIPGPDFPTGGVIVEPRESIAEAYRTGRGSIRLRAKWEVEDLGRGQWQIIVTEIPYQVQKSKLIEKIAELIQLKKIPVLGDVRDESADDIRLVLEPKSRAVDPEVLMGLMFRNSDLETRFSLNMNVLIDGLTPKVCSLKEVLRAFLDFRREVLIRRSKHRMDKIDHRLEVLEGFIIAFLNLDRVIDIIRYDEDPKVALMREDWGIEHARATNEHDYVPPGPGEGELTEVQTDAILNMRLRSLRRLEEMELVRERDALMEERASLEDLLESESLQWDRISEQLREAKKKFGKDYEHGARRTQFAEAAEVPDVPIEAMIEREPITVVCSQMGWIRAMSGHIDLTRELKFKDGDGPRFAFHAQTTDKILLFAANGRFYTLSGANMPSGRGMGEPVRLMIDLPNDVEIIDMFTHEARRKLIVASKEGNGFIVPEDDVLAQTKNGKQVLNVGEDVAKLVRVVAGDHVAVVSDNRKLLVFPVSELPEMNRGKGVRLQKYNMARGRQGTLALDGGLSDLTTFDLDKGLSWAAGGDRTRTEVDMTPWIGKRAGVGRLPPHGFPKSNTFT from the coding sequence ATGAGCGATCTCATCGACGACGAAAACACCGGCTCGGAAGTGGCCGAGCCGCTGCGCCGCGCGATTGGCGAGCGCTACCTGACCTATGCGCTATCCACGATCATGAACCGGGCGCTGCCCGATGCGCGCGACGGGTTGAAGCCGGTGCACCGGCGCATCCTTTACGCGATGTATCGACTACGGCTCGCCTCGAACGGGCGGTTCCTGAAGTCGGCCAAGATTTCTGGCGACACGATGGGGGATTTCCACCCGCACGGCGACGCCGCGATCTATGACGCGATGGCGCGGCTCGCGCAGGATTTCAACGTGCGCTACCCGCTCGTCGACGGGCAAGGGAACTTCGGCAACATCGACGGGGATAACCCGGCAGCGTCGCGCTATACCGAAGCGCGGATGACCTTCGTGGCCGAGTCGATGCTCGACGGACTGGAAGAGAACGCCGTCGATTTCCGCCCCAACTACGATGGCCGTCTGGAAGAACCCGCGGTGCTGCCCGCGACCTTCCCGCATCTGCTCGCCAATGGCGCGGCAGGCATCGCGGTCGGCATGGCCACCAACATCCCGCCGCACAACATCGCGGAACTGGTGGATGCCTGTATTCACCTGATCCGGACGCCCGATGCCCGTGACGACACGCTTCTGAACTATATCCCCGGGCCGGATTTCCCGACCGGCGGCGTCATCGTCGAGCCCCGCGAGTCGATTGCCGAGGCTTACCGCACCGGGCGCGGGTCGATCCGGCTGCGCGCGAAGTGGGAGGTCGAGGATCTGGGCCGTGGCCAGTGGCAGATCATCGTCACGGAAATTCCCTACCAGGTTCAGAAATCCAAGCTGATCGAAAAGATCGCGGAGCTGATCCAGCTCAAGAAAATCCCGGTTCTGGGCGACGTGCGCGACGAGAGTGCCGATGACATCCGCCTCGTGCTGGAGCCCAAGAGCCGCGCGGTGGACCCCGAGGTTCTGATGGGGCTCATGTTCCGCAACTCGGACCTCGAGACACGCTTTTCGCTCAACATGAACGTGTTGATCGACGGTCTGACGCCCAAGGTCTGTTCGCTGAAAGAGGTGCTGCGCGCCTTCCTCGATTTCCGGCGCGAGGTCCTGATCCGTCGCTCGAAACACCGGATGGACAAGATCGACCACCGGCTCGAGGTGCTCGAAGGCTTCATCATCGCCTTCCTGAACCTCGACCGGGTGATCGACATCATCCGCTATGACGAAGACCCCAAGGTCGCGCTCATGCGCGAGGACTGGGGGATCGAACACGCGCGTGCGACGAACGAACACGACTACGTGCCGCCGGGGCCGGGCGAGGGCGAGCTGACCGAGGTGCAGACCGACGCGATCCTCAACATGCGCCTGCGCTCCTTGCGGCGGCTCGAGGAGATGGAGCTGGTCCGCGAACGTGACGCTCTGATGGAAGAGCGGGCGAGTCTCGAAGACCTTCTCGAGTCCGAAAGCCTGCAATGGGACCGGATTTCCGAGCAGCTGCGCGAGGCCAAGAAGAAATTCGGCAAGGACTACGAACACGGCGCCCGGCGCACGCAGTTCGCGGAAGCCGCCGAAGTGCCCGACGTGCCGATCGAGGCGATGATCGAGCGCGAGCCGATCACGGTGGTCTGTTCGCAGATGGGCTGGATCCGCGCGATGTCGGGGCATATCGACCTGACCCGCGAGCTCAAGTTCAAGGACGGCGACGGCCCCCGCTTCGCCTTCCACGCCCAGACGACGGACAAGATCCTGCTCTTCGCGGCCAACGGGCGGTTTTATACGCTGTCGGGCGCGAACATGCCGTCAGGCCGGGGGATGGGCGAGCCGGTCCGGCTCATGATCGACCTGCCGAACGATGTCGAGATCATCGACATGTTTACACACGAGGCCCGTCGCAAGCTCATCGTCGCGTCGAAAGAGGGCAACGGTTTCATCGTGCCCGAGGACGACGTGCTGGCCCAGACCAAGAACGGCAAGCAGGTTCTCAACGTCGGGGAAGACGTGGCGAAGCTGGTGCGTGTCGTCGCAGGCGACCATGTGGCCGTGGTGTCCGACAACCGCAAGCTCCTCGTCTTCCCGGTCTCGGAACTGCCCGAGATGAACCGGGGCAAGGGCGTCAGGCTTCAGAAATACAACATGGCGCGCGGGCGGCAGGGGACGCTGGCCCTCGACGGCGGGCTTTCGGACCTTACCACCTTCGATCTGGACAAGGGTCTGTCCTGGGCCGCCGGCGGCGACCGCACGCGTACCGAGGTGGACATGACGCCGTGGATCGGCAAACGTGCAGGCGTGGGTCGCTTGCCGCCGCACGGATTTCCGAAGTCGAACACCTTTACCTGA
- a CDS encoding twin transmembrane helix small protein has product MFDDPLVFIPIGAVLVVALILLTGIGGFAKGGEFNRKNANKLMRWRIYAQAVAIAVILGYIWFRSRG; this is encoded by the coding sequence ATGTTCGACGACCCGCTCGTCTTCATCCCCATCGGCGCAGTCCTCGTCGTCGCGCTCATCCTGCTCACCGGCATCGGCGGCTTCGCCAAGGGCGGCGAGTTCAACCGCAAGAACGCCAACAAGCTGATGCGCTGGCGCATCTATGCCCAGGCCGTCGCGATCGCCGTGATCCTCGGCTACATCTGGTTCCGGAGCCGCGGCTGA
- a CDS encoding SH3 domain-containing protein: MALLRLTLIATAALGAAMYHYGRDDGLPDDPLGRDTALVSPRLLGGPALAGGGNEKESDALMLALASDASPESATQLALVSYEPEVEPVISAKNPTAEVADVAPEPEEPEPEEIELALLYVSGSSVNVRGGPSTSFGVIDALGYGTPVQDLGDAGEGWREIRLLETGETGYMSGQFLTATP; encoded by the coding sequence ATGGCTTTGCTGCGACTGACGTTGATCGCGACTGCCGCGCTTGGCGCGGCCATGTATCATTACGGACGGGACGATGGCCTGCCCGACGACCCTCTGGGCCGCGACACGGCGCTCGTATCGCCACGCCTGCTGGGTGGGCCTGCCTTGGCTGGGGGCGGCAATGAGAAGGAAAGCGACGCGCTCATGCTGGCCCTGGCTTCGGACGCGAGCCCCGAGAGCGCGACGCAGCTCGCCCTCGTGTCCTACGAGCCCGAAGTCGAGCCAGTGATTTCGGCCAAGAACCCGACCGCAGAGGTGGCCGATGTCGCCCCCGAACCCGAAGAGCCCGAACCCGAAGAGATCGAGCTTGCGTTGCTTTACGTCTCAGGAAGCTCGGTCAACGTCCGGGGTGGCCCATCAACCAGCTTCGGCGTGATCGACGCGCTCGGATATGGCACCCCTGTCCAGGACCTTGGCGACGCCGGCGAAGGCTGGCGCGAAATCCGGCTTCTGGAAACCGGGGAAACGGGCTACATGTCGGGCCAGTTCCTGACCGCCACGCCGTAG
- the cobM gene encoding precorrin-4 C(11)-methyltransferase, whose protein sequence is MTVYFIGAGPGDPELLTLKAQRLIAACPVCLYAGSLVPPEVVAGAPDGARVMDTAPMTLDDTHAEILAAHRRGEDVARVHSGDPSLYGAIAEQIRRLRADDIPYQIVPGVPAYAAAAAALGQELTIPEIAQSIVLTRVSMQSTAMPEGETLENFARTGATLAIHLGVRNMREIERVLTPHYGADCPVVVAYRVGWPDEMLIRGTLSDIRLKVRAEKITRTALILVGPALGTIRDFKDSALYDPERPHVLRPVVGVTLVEEHNT, encoded by the coding sequence GTGACCGTCTATTTCATCGGTGCGGGTCCGGGTGACCCAGAGCTTCTGACGCTCAAGGCGCAGCGCCTGATCGCGGCCTGTCCTGTCTGTCTTTATGCTGGCTCACTCGTGCCGCCCGAGGTCGTCGCCGGTGCGCCGGACGGGGCGCGGGTGATGGACACGGCACCGATGACTCTCGACGACACGCATGCCGAAATCCTTGCCGCACACCGGCGCGGCGAGGACGTGGCGCGGGTCCATTCGGGTGACCCGTCCCTCTACGGGGCCATCGCCGAACAGATCCGCCGGTTGCGTGCCGACGATATCCCCTATCAGATCGTGCCGGGCGTGCCCGCCTATGCTGCGGCTGCGGCGGCGCTGGGACAGGAACTGACCATCCCGGAGATTGCGCAAAGCATTGTCCTGACACGGGTTTCGATGCAATCGACGGCGATGCCCGAGGGCGAGACGCTGGAGAATTTTGCCCGGACTGGCGCGACGCTCGCCATCCACCTGGGCGTGCGCAACATGCGGGAAATCGAGCGTGTGCTGACGCCACATTACGGTGCGGATTGTCCCGTGGTGGTCGCCTATCGCGTGGGTTGGCCGGACGAGATGCTCATTCGCGGCACGCTCTCGGACATCCGGTTGAAGGTCCGTGCCGAGAAGATCACGCGCACCGCTCTTATCCTCGTGGGCCCCGCGCTGGGCACGATCCGTGACTTCAAGGACTCGGCACTTTACGACCCGGAAAGGCCCCATGTGCTGCGCCCCGTGGTCGGTGTGACATTGGTCGAAGAGCACAATACCTGA
- a CDS encoding MalY/PatB family protein, translating to MSYDFDTVHNRVGTHSAKWDKMEALYGVSPETGISMWVADMDFPAAPPIQRALKGMMEPGIYGYYGDDAGYLAAICWWMDSRHGWTVNPDAIFTTHGLVNGYALCLDAFSKPGDGVILMTPVYHAFHRVIRAAGRELVECPLALVDGRYELDIAAWDAQMTGNEKILTLCSPHNPGGRVWTQAELEAIADFARRHDLVLISDEVHHDLVFPGASHIPMATLPDIEDRLVMMTATTKTFNIAGTHSGNVIIPDDRLRAAFAARMMALGISPNSFGMIMAEAAYSPEGAEWVDALVNYLDGNRRLLDQGLNAIPGVRSMPLEATYLGWVDFAGTGMEPSEFTRRVEGAGIAVNHGATFGTGGESFLRFNFATQRSLVVEAVERVQAAFSDLQ from the coding sequence ATGAGTTACGATTTCGACACCGTCCACAACCGCGTCGGCACCCATTCCGCCAAGTGGGACAAGATGGAAGCGCTCTATGGCGTGTCGCCCGAGACCGGTATTTCCATGTGGGTGGCCGATATGGATTTCCCGGCAGCGCCCCCGATCCAGCGTGCACTGAAAGGCATGATGGAGCCCGGGATCTATGGCTACTACGGCGACGATGCCGGCTATCTCGCTGCGATCTGCTGGTGGATGGACAGCCGCCATGGCTGGACCGTGAACCCCGATGCGATCTTCACGACCCACGGGCTGGTGAACGGCTACGCGCTTTGCCTCGATGCCTTCTCCAAACCCGGCGACGGCGTGATCCTGATGACGCCCGTCTACCATGCATTCCACCGTGTCATCCGGGCCGCGGGGCGCGAGCTCGTCGAATGCCCCCTCGCGCTGGTCGACGGGCGGTACGAGCTCGACATCGCCGCATGGGACGCGCAGATGACCGGGAACGAAAAGATCCTTACCCTCTGCTCGCCGCATAATCCGGGCGGGCGCGTCTGGACGCAGGCCGAGCTTGAGGCGATCGCCGATTTCGCCCGCCGCCATGACCTCGTCCTGATTTCGGACGAGGTGCATCACGACCTCGTCTTCCCCGGCGCGAGCCATATCCCGATGGCGACCCTCCCTGACATCGAGGATCGGCTGGTGATGATGACCGCCACCACGAAGACCTTCAACATCGCGGGCACCCATTCCGGTAACGTGATCATTCCAGACGACAGGCTGCGCGCCGCCTTTGCCGCGCGGATGATGGCGCTTGGCATTTCGCCCAACAGCTTCGGAATGATCATGGCGGAGGCCGCCTATTCCCCCGAGGGCGCGGAATGGGTCGATGCGCTGGTCAATTACCTCGATGGAAACCGCCGTCTGCTGGATCAGGGGTTGAATGCGATCCCCGGCGTGCGGTCGATGCCGCTGGAAGCGACCTACCTTGGCTGGGTAGACTTCGCCGGCACCGGGATGGAGCCGTCCGAATTCACGCGTCGCGTCGAAGGCGCGGGGATCGCGGTGAACCATGGCGCGACCTTCGGCACGGGCGGCGAGAGCTTTCTCCGGTTCAACTTCGCAACCCAGCGTTCGCTGGTGGTGGAGGCCGTGGAACGGGTACAGGCGGCCTTTTCGGACCTGCAGTGA
- a CDS encoding SDR family NAD(P)-dependent oxidoreductase: MADKSLLITGCSTGIGYDAAHGMRARGWRVFATCRSEADCERLRAEGLESFRLDHTDATSIADAIAEATRRTGGTLDAVFVNAGVGIPVAAEDLSLGALREVFEVNLFGAHEVIRNVIPVMRAQGHGRIVNCSSTLGLSTIRWRAPYAASKFALEGYTDTLRLELGPANIQAILIEPGPITSHFRLNSKKMFEKWVDWETSALRDQYAAQVLPRLTRDIDARDPFELPASAVTEKLARALESTRPRPRYFVTTPTHVAYWGRRLLPTRLADWLLAKA, encoded by the coding sequence TTGGCCGACAAATCCCTCCTGATCACCGGCTGCTCCACGGGCATCGGCTATGACGCGGCCCACGGCATGAGGGCGCGCGGCTGGCGCGTGTTCGCGACCTGCCGGTCCGAAGCGGACTGCGAACGCCTGCGGGCCGAAGGACTGGAAAGCTTCCGCCTCGATCATACCGATGCCACGAGTATCGCCGACGCCATTGCCGAAGCCACCCGCCGCACCGGTGGCACGCTCGACGCGGTCTTCGTGAACGCGGGCGTGGGCATTCCCGTCGCGGCCGAGGACCTGTCGCTGGGTGCCCTGCGCGAGGTCTTCGAGGTCAATCTCTTCGGGGCGCATGAGGTCATCCGCAACGTGATCCCGGTCATGCGCGCACAGGGCCACGGCCGCATCGTCAACTGCTCCTCGACCCTCGGCCTTTCGACCATCCGCTGGCGCGCACCCTACGCGGCGTCGAAATTCGCGCTCGAGGGCTACACCGACACTCTGCGGCTGGAACTCGGCCCCGCGAACATCCAGGCGATCCTGATCGAGCCGGGTCCGATCACCTCGCACTTTCGGCTGAACTCGAAGAAGATGTTCGAGAAATGGGTGGACTGGGAAACCTCGGCCCTGCGCGACCAATACGCGGCACAGGTCCTGCCCCGGCTGACCCGCGACATAGACGCCCGCGACCCCTTCGAATTGCCCGCCTCCGCCGTCACCGAAAAACTCGCCCGCGCGCTGGAAAGCACCCGCCCGCGTCCGCGCTATTTCGTGACGACCCCGACCCATGTCGCCTACTGGGGGCGAAGGCTCCTGCCCACGCGTCTGGCCGACTGGCTCCTCGCCAAGGCCTGA
- the fmt gene encoding methionyl-tRNA formyltransferase → MKLVFMGSPDFSVPVLDALVEAGHEVLCVYCQPPRPAGRGKKDRPTPVQSRAEALGLPVRHPKSLKDAEAQAEFAALGAEIAVVVAYGLILPQAVLDAPTHGCLNIHASLLPRWRGAAPIHRAIMAGDPETGVCIMQMEAGLDTGPVLLREALTIGDEETTGALHDRLSALGSRLIVEALDRLPTLSPEPQPEAGVTYAAKIDKAEARVDWTRTAGEVGALIRGLSPFPGAWCDMDGERIKLLGARLVEGIGDPGVVIGPLTVACGQGAVKITRAQREGKRAMEADEFLRGTQMPERLG, encoded by the coding sequence GTGAAACTTGTCTTCATGGGCAGCCCCGATTTCTCGGTTCCGGTGCTCGATGCGCTGGTGGAAGCGGGGCACGAGGTGCTTTGCGTCTACTGCCAGCCGCCACGCCCCGCCGGGCGCGGGAAGAAGGACCGCCCGACCCCGGTGCAGTCGCGGGCCGAGGCACTGGGGCTTCCCGTGCGCCATCCGAAGTCGCTGAAGGACGCCGAGGCGCAGGCTGAGTTTGCGGCACTGGGCGCCGAAATTGCCGTGGTCGTGGCCTATGGCCTGATCCTGCCGCAGGCGGTGCTCGACGCGCCGACGCATGGCTGCCTGAATATCCACGCCTCGCTCCTGCCGCGCTGGCGGGGGGCGGCACCCATTCACCGCGCGATCATGGCGGGCGACCCGGAAACCGGCGTTTGCATCATGCAGATGGAGGCGGGGCTCGACACCGGGCCCGTGCTCTTGCGCGAGGCGCTGACCATCGGAGACGAGGAAACGACAGGCGCATTGCACGACCGGCTGTCGGCCCTTGGGTCGCGGCTGATCGTCGAGGCGCTGGATCGCCTGCCGACGCTTTCCCCCGAGCCGCAGCCCGAGGCGGGGGTCACCTATGCCGCGAAGATCGACAAGGCCGAAGCGCGCGTCGACTGGACCCGCACGGCCGGCGAAGTGGGCGCGCTGATCCGGGGGCTGTCGCCCTTTCCCGGCGCCTGGTGCGATATGGATGGCGAACGGATCAAGCTGCTGGGTGCACGGCTGGTCGAAGGCATCGGGGACCCCGGGGTGGTGATCGGACCGCTGACCGTGGCCTGCGGACAGGGGGCGGTCAAGATCACGCGGGCGCAGCGGGAAGGCAAACGGGCAATGGAGGCCGACGAGTTCCTGCGCGGCACCCAGATGCCGGAGCGGCTGGGCTAG
- the def gene encoding peptide deformylase gives MAAHRPFVMYPDKRLRTPAAPVDTIDDDVRAIWDEMIRAMDAMPGVGLAAVQLGIMRRLAVVDASETRGQAVRMANPEVLHASVQMRDHDEGSPNLPGVWATISRPRAVRVRFLNAQSEVEERDFVGLWATSVQHQIDHLNGKMYFDHLSKLKRDRLVAKARKATR, from the coding sequence ATGGCCGCCCACCGCCCCTTTGTCATGTATCCGGACAAACGGCTGCGCACGCCCGCAGCGCCGGTCGACACGATCGACGACGACGTGCGCGCGATCTGGGACGAGATGATCCGTGCCATGGACGCGATGCCAGGTGTCGGTCTTGCCGCCGTGCAGCTTGGTATCATGCGCCGCCTTGCCGTGGTGGACGCGAGCGAAACTCGCGGGCAGGCCGTGCGCATGGCCAATCCCGAGGTGCTTCACGCCAGTGTGCAGATGCGCGATCATGACGAGGGCTCACCCAACCTGCCCGGCGTCTGGGCCACGATCTCGCGCCCTCGTGCGGTCAGGGTGCGGTTCCTCAACGCTCAAAGCGAGGTCGAGGAGCGGGATTTCGTCGGTCTCTGGGCGACGAGCGTGCAGCACCAGATCGACCACCTCAATGGCAAGATGTATTTTGATCATCTGTCCAAGCTGAAGCGCGACCGTCTGGTGGCCAAGGCACGGAAGGCAACGCGGTGA
- a CDS encoding cob(I)yrinic acid a,c-diamide adenosyltransferase: MVVLSKIYTRTGDKGETALGDGSRVAKHSARVEAYGTVDETNATLGLARLHATGEMDDALARIQNDLFDLGADLCRPNRAADDEAEYPPLRMIDAQVERLEAEIDAMNKDMAPLRSFILPGGTALAAHLHLSRTVSRRAERLATELATTEDVNPAAIKYLNRLSDWCFVAARVANKDGAEDVLWVPGANR; encoded by the coding sequence ATGGTGGTCCTGTCCAAGATCTACACCCGCACTGGGGACAAGGGCGAAACCGCGCTTGGCGACGGCTCGCGTGTCGCCAAGCATTCGGCCCGGGTCGAGGCCTACGGCACGGTCGACGAGACCAACGCCACGCTTGGTCTGGCCCGTCTGCATGCGACAGGCGAGATGGACGACGCCCTCGCGCGGATCCAGAATGACCTCTTCGACCTCGGCGCGGATCTCTGCCGTCCGAATCGCGCGGCGGACGACGAAGCCGAGTATCCGCCGCTCCGGATGATCGACGCCCAGGTCGAGCGGCTGGAAGCGGAAATCGACGCCATGAACAAGGATATGGCGCCGCTCAGGAGCTTCATCCTTCCCGGCGGCACGGCGCTTGCTGCGCACCTCCACCTGTCGCGCACGGTGTCGCGCCGGGCCGAGCGGCTGGCGACCGAACTCGCCACCACCGAGGACGTGAACCCCGCCGCGATCAAATACCTCAACCGCCTGTCGGACTGGTGCTTCGTCGCAGCGCGCGTGGCGAACAAGGACGGCGCGGAAGACGTGCTCTGGGTGCCAGGCGCCAATCGCTAG
- the cobJ gene encoding precorrin-3B C(17)-methyltransferase encodes MAVTPVVLCLNRSGEATAHRVAVALGATIHGRMDRVERADVFFANALDHARDLFAAGTPVVGVCASGILIRAVAPLLSDKRSEPPVLSVSDDGSVVIPLLGGHRGANRLATEIAAALGAKAAVTTAGDIAIGAALDVPPPGYRLANPEDAKGAMAALLSGSGVSVIGDNIFGLEDTDGGVELAVTETSLDGSEARLVYHPQVFTLGVGCARNCPPEELWDLVLSTLADAGIAPGAIAAVGTIDLKADEPAILSLAARLGVPLRLFPAAELEAQTGRSANPSEVVFAEVGTHGVSENAALCLAGEAGQFAATKRKTANATCALVRAPAPITTLAGRPRGRLSIVGIGPGQSTWRTPEVSRLVADAEELVGYGLYIDLLGPLAAGKARSDFPLGGEEDRCRYALEQAGLGKNVALVCSGDAGIYAMGALVFELLDRAPDFGGVSDAARRVEVVCSPGVSALQGAAARAGAPLGHDFCTISLSDLLTPRDDIIRRLNAAAEGDFVIAFYNPVSRTRRTLLAEARDILLRHRPADTPVLLASNLGRPQESIRYRILCDLEVDEVDMLTVVLVGSSNTRLAQLGEGPRMFTPRGYARRIDGDLKDVGNRHLEEEKAQ; translated from the coding sequence ATGGCTGTGACCCCCGTCGTGCTCTGTCTCAACCGGTCGGGTGAAGCGACGGCGCACCGTGTCGCCGTGGCGCTCGGTGCCACCATTCATGGCCGTATGGATCGTGTGGAGAGGGCCGATGTGTTCTTCGCCAATGCGCTCGATCATGCGCGCGATCTGTTCGCCGCCGGGACGCCGGTCGTTGGTGTCTGTGCCTCTGGCATCCTGATCCGCGCCGTGGCGCCGCTCCTTTCCGACAAGCGGAGTGAGCCACCCGTTCTGTCCGTCTCGGACGACGGATCGGTGGTCATTCCGCTTCTGGGGGGACACCGGGGTGCGAACCGGCTCGCAACCGAAATCGCTGCCGCATTGGGTGCCAAAGCCGCCGTCACCACGGCAGGCGACATTGCCATCGGCGCGGCGCTCGACGTGCCGCCGCCGGGCTACCGCCTGGCGAACCCGGAGGACGCCAAGGGTGCCATGGCCGCGCTTCTGTCCGGGTCGGGCGTGAGCGTCATTGGCGACAACATCTTCGGGCTCGAGGACACGGACGGCGGGGTGGAACTTGCCGTGACCGAGACGTCGCTTGACGGGTCGGAAGCACGGCTCGTCTATCATCCGCAGGTCTTCACCCTGGGTGTCGGCTGTGCCCGCAATTGCCCGCCGGAGGAGCTTTGGGATCTGGTCCTGTCCACGCTGGCGGACGCCGGAATTGCTCCCGGTGCCATCGCCGCGGTGGGCACCATCGACCTCAAGGCCGATGAACCGGCGATCCTGTCGCTCGCCGCCCGTCTGGGCGTTCCGCTGCGGCTCTTCCCAGCCGCCGAACTGGAGGCCCAGACCGGGCGCAGCGCGAACCCGTCAGAGGTGGTCTTTGCCGAGGTCGGTACCCACGGCGTGAGCGAGAACGCCGCCCTGTGCCTTGCGGGCGAGGCGGGCCAGTTCGCGGCAACAAAGCGCAAGACGGCCAATGCCACCTGCGCCCTTGTTCGGGCGCCAGCGCCGATCACCACCCTCGCGGGCCGGCCCCGTGGACGTCTGTCGATCGTCGGCATCGGTCCGGGTCAATCGACCTGGCGCACGCCGGAAGTTTCGCGTCTGGTGGCCGATGCCGAGGAGCTTGTGGGGTATGGGCTTTACATCGACCTGCTCGGCCCGCTCGCGGCGGGCAAGGCGCGGTCGGACTTCCCGCTTGGCGGGGAAGAGGACCGGTGCCGCTATGCGCTGGAGCAGGCCGGGCTGGGCAAGAACGTCGCGCTCGTCTGTTCCGGGGATGCCGGGATCTATGCCATGGGCGCGCTGGTGTTCGAGTTGCTCGACCGGGCGCCCGATTTCGGGGGTGTCAGCGATGCCGCACGGCGCGTCGAGGTCGTCTGTTCGCCTGGCGTCTCCGCGCTTCAGGGTGCCGCAGCGCGCGCCGGTGCGCCGCTCGGCCATGACTTCTGCACGATCTCGCTCTCTGACCTGCTGACACCCCGCGACGACATCATCCGACGGCTGAACGCGGCCGCCGAGGGCGATTTCGTCATCGCTTTCTACAACCCCGTGTCGCGCACCCGCCGCACGCTTCTGGCCGAGGCGCGAGACATCCTGCTAAGGCACCGGCCGGCCGATACGCCTGTCCTGCTCGCTTCCAACCTTGGCCGTCCGCAGGAAAGCATACGCTACCGTATTCTCTGCGACCTCGAGGTGGACGAGGTCGATATGCTGACCGTGGTGCTCGTCGGGTCGTCCAATACCCGGCTCGCGCAGCTTGGCGAAGGGCCGCGCATGTTCACCCCGCGTGGCTATGCGCGGCGAATCGATGGCGATCTCAAGGACGTGGGCAACCGGCATCTGGAAGAGGAGAAGGCGCAGTGA
- the def gene encoding peptide deformylase — protein sequence MSIKPILIHPDPRLKKVCDAVPDVSDELRKLADDMLDTMYDAPGIGLAAPQVGVLQRVIVMDCVKDDAEPPRPMVMFNPEVLLSSDDTSVYEEGCLSIPEQYAEVTRPAEVRVKWLDRDGNEKEQDFEGLWATCVQHEIDHLNGKLFIDYLSPMKRQMMTRKSAKMKREQARA from the coding sequence ATGTCGATCAAGCCTATTCTCATTCACCCCGATCCACGCCTGAAGAAGGTGTGCGACGCCGTGCCTGATGTCTCGGACGAGCTGCGCAAGCTTGCCGATGACATGCTCGACACGATGTATGACGCGCCGGGCATCGGACTTGCTGCGCCGCAGGTCGGTGTGCTGCAACGGGTGATCGTGATGGACTGTGTCAAGGACGATGCGGAACCCCCGCGCCCGATGGTGATGTTCAACCCCGAGGTGCTCTTGTCGTCAGACGATACCAGCGTCTATGAGGAAGGCTGCCTGTCGATCCCCGAGCAATACGCGGAGGTGACGCGTCCCGCCGAAGTGCGTGTGAAATGGCTCGACCGGGACGGCAACGAAAAAGAGCAGGACTTCGAGGGGCTCTGGGCCACCTGCGTCCAACACGAGATCGACCACCTCAATGGCAAGCTCTTCATCGACTATCTCTCGCCCATGAAACGGCAGATGATGACCCGCAAGTCGGCCAAGATGAAACGCGAACAGGCGCGCGCCTGA